The nucleotide window GGTGTCGCTATGTATTCCTTTCTAGCTAAGGACTCGTTCAAATTATAATGATTTGCTCGTATTCTGTTCATCCATGTGTAGAAATATCTTTCCGCTCTTATTTTATGAAACCAtggtttcttcttttcttcatcATAGTATCTTCTAAAGTAGTCTCTTCCCTTATAACTtgcttcattttttattttttcttgtattctCCTTTTTGCTTCGTCCTTGAATATTGTCATATAATCTTGTATAGGTACTTCGATACTCTTATTATTGTCTTCTTTTGTTCCTGTTTTTGCTAGTTTATCCGCCATTTCATTTCCTGTGAATCCTTTGTGAGACGGTATCCATGCATAGATTATTCTCTTATTatatcttgtttttattttgtggTGTCTCCTTCTAATatctaaaatgtatttatttttgtacacgTCTAatctattgtttttaattgcttttattacTCCTTGATTAtctgataatattataatcatttcctcttcttctttattttcccTCTCCAATTTGTCCTCTATTTTCCTTAGAGCTGCATTTATTGCATATGCTTCTGCTGTATATACTGATGAGTTTTTTGGTAAACTTGCATAATATGcatcttcttcctcttctatCACTATGCCTGCTCCAACACTTGGGTTACCCTCGATCCTTGATCCATCCGTGTATATGAATTTGATGTTCTTCTGGTTATATTTGTCCTTAAATTCATCTATCAACTCGTAGtcttcttttttgtatttcatctcttcgatttttcttttttcctttatttccGCTTTATTCTTGTAGATTTCTCCCACTTCTAAATCCGTTTCAATTTCTTCCGTTAGTATATCGTAATTCGTTTCCCATAGTTCGtaagtttctttttcttctcctatttcatttctatattttttaatttcgtccCATGCCATTGTAAGCgtacttttcttcttttgtggAAATCTCAATCGTTCTTTAGCTTCTGCTCTCGACAAGTTTTCtagactttttttaatttcttcatttccatattttttgaCTTTCaggcaaaaattttttgccaACATCAAGGCTCTTTCACTTAGTAGTTCTACTTTTGCTTccgcaattattacatttgtcgGAGTACTATTTCGGTAACCAAGGGCTGTTCTTAATCCTAAAAATTGTCctctttctaattttaattttaatctttctaaatTAGGAGCATATATAAAACAACCATAATCTGCTACAGATCGGACCAAACTTTTGTACAAATTCAAAGCTGTGTTGCAATCAGACCCTCTCGTTATGTTATTcagatatttaagaatataatttgctttttctatttttgctCTTATTTCTGCTATGTGACTTTCAAACTTAAGTTGGTTATCTATCCTAATGCCTAGAAATCTAGcttcttttttacattctatTTTTGTTCCCTGAAGTTCTATAAACATTTCCTTATCTATAACTCCGTATCTgttaaattctattaaattggTTTTTTGAGGTTCTAATTCTAATCCTATTGCACTAAGATTTTCTGCCATCGTTTTGACTGCTTGTTctagttttcttttattctctcctttattttttccttttacatACATTCCTATGTCGTCTGCAAATTCCATATCTATTACGTCTACCTCTAAGCCCTTATCTATTTCATGTGTATTTACTTCATAAAGCGCTGGACTTAAGACTGATCCCTGAGGTAATCCTTTTTTCACTATTTTAGTTATTGTTTTTTCCCCATCAACAACAAATTCTACTTCTCTGTCTTCTAAccatatatctataaaagtTAACATTCTTATAGGACACTCCATGtctattagtttattttttaatatgtggAATTGCACGTTGTCATAAGCCGCTGATACATCTAGGAAAGCTGCCAAACAGTATTCTCCTTCCAATAATGCCGTTTTTGCATCTgctgtgatttttgttaaattttcaatacatGATTTTCCTCTCCTAAATCCATTTTGTAATCTGTTgaattttctttccttttccatCCACCATATTAATCTCTCATTTACTAATCTTTCCATCCAATGAAGAATACTTGATATTTTCTCCATTCTTCTGGAAATCCTTTTCCTTTCCAAACTTCATTcaatatttccaataaaatctTAAGAATTTCTCTTGGTAgttcttttatcattttgtaGTCTATTCCATCTTTTCCTGGAGCTGAAtccttttttatcattttaattgcTCTCATCAGTTCTTCCTCAGAAAAATCCTTatctaatatattatcttcttctttttcaggtacttttacttttattgtgACACTTGGAGCTGCTAGTTGTTCTATGTCCTTCAGAATTAATTCTTCTCTTTCACCAAATTTCCATTTGTTCCATTctactttatttcttcctcttttaaAGATCCTCATCATTTTCCACACATATGACatattactatattttgttagtccattacaaaattttttgaaactctctctcttttttcgttttatcgtttttctcattatagctctactttttttatacTCCACATAAGAATGAATGTTTCCTTTCTTTCGGtattcttccattttttttccttctatcCTGCTTTATTTCGAAGCATTCCTTGTCCCACCATATTGCatgttgttttctttcttttttcttaacatttctTCTGTTAATATTTAggtttcctcttctctttcttttagaGGTGttgttctctttctccttcttacCTGAGGCTTCTTTTACCacttcaataatatatttcatcagTATACTATATTTACTTTGTAAATCTTTTCCtaaaatttcatcttttatttgGTCTGCctttttttccaatatatttttatattcattccAACACGTTTTTTTGTTCGCTATTCTGTtcgttttctttatataaggaatttcttcaatttctatctttatttttatcggaaAATGGTCCGATCCCCAAGTATCCTTTGCTTGAGTATATTCAATCTTATCCATGACATttgtttctgaaaaaattagatCCAAATTTGAAGGGTTTTGATTTATGTCATTTAGCCTAGACATTGTATCTGTGTTTACGCATAAGAATCcagcattaaaaaatttttcctgtAATCCTTCTCCATTTGGTTCTGTGTTATTGCAATTCCatagtatattttttgcattaaaatcacccataattaatgtatccATTCCTTTTCTATTAAAGTTTGTTATTTTTGTCCATTCTCTTGGATTTACACTTTTATTCGGTCTTCTATATACTCcgattatattcatatttgtaCTTCCGTGTTTAATCCTAATTCCACATATATCAAAGTCTTCGTCTAGATCATTCCATTCTTCTATTACctctatttttatgttttctttacaaaatattagaatacCTCCACTGTTACCTCTGCTGTCTACaccaattatattatatccttttacttttattttttcatggtCTTTTACTTTAGATTCCGTAATTATAGTTATGTctgtgtttttaatatattcgtccacttcctcttttttccctATATATCCTCTAGCGTTCCACAGTACTATTTctagtttttctttcttattcataattgtttattaagtTCTTTGTCTTTTTGATGAATTGTAGTTATCACTAGCTTCACCTTCTGCATTGACCTCCTCCGTAATGTCTTCTGTGGATGTACTTCTAATTCCTATTGTTTTTTCCACTTCTTGTTGGATTATACTTTGAATTTGCTCTCTGATAAATCTCTTccaatcttcttcttctagTACCTCTTTTATGTTTAGATAGTTTAGTTTGTTTTCATTGTTTCCTTCTCCTACTTCCCTCCTTTGTTCCtcattgttatttttctttatataatcttctttctttctctctttccagATTGGTAGTCTACTTGTTTCTGTTTCTTTTGTTCTTGCTATTCTATTTCTGTCGTATTCATTCtccttaattttatttattgttctaCTATAATATTCATCCTTATTTGTTGGTTTAGTTGTTCCTGCGTTTGCTACAGCTTTTGCATATGTCTTTCTTTCGTTGTTCTCATAGTTACTGTTTTCTCTATTTACTGGATTCTTATTTCTTAGTCTCTCGTCTATTTTAGGCCATGCCtttctgttatatttatcatactCTTGTTCCTTTGCATACTTgtccatttattattttaattgcttctGTATATGTTGCATTATTTTTAGCCATTGCTNNNNNNNNNNNNNNNNNNNNNNNNNNNNNNNNNNNNNNNNNNNNNNNNNNNNNNNNNNNNNNNNNNNNNNNNNNNNNNNNNNNNNNNNNNNNNNNNNNNNNNNNNNNNNNNNNNNNNNNNNNNNNNNNNNNNNNNNNNNNNNNNNNNNNNNNNNNNNNNNNNNNNNNNNNNNNNNNNNNNNNNNNNNNNNNNNNNNNNNNNNNNNNNNNNNNNNNNNNNNNNNNNNNNNNNNNNNNNNNNNNNNNNNNNNNNNNNNNNNNNNNNNNNNNNNNNNNNNNNNNNNNNNNNNNNNNNNNNNNNNNNNNNNNNNNNNNNNNNNNNNNNNNNNNNNNNNNNNNNNNNNNNNNNNNNNNNNNNNNNNNNNNNNNNNNNNNNNNNNNNNNNNNNNNNNNNNNNNNNNNNNNNNNNNNNNNNNNNNNNNNNNNNNNNNNNNNNNNNNNNNNNNNNNNNNNNNNNNNNNNNNNNNNNNNNNNNNNNNNNNNNNNNNNNNNNNNNNNNNNTTTGGACTGAGACGTTTTGGACTGAGAcgtttttggactgagacgtttttggactgagatgtttttggactgagatgttttggactgagatgtttttggactgagagttttggactgagatgttttggactgagatgtttttggactgagatgttttggactgagatgttttggactgagacgtttttggactgagacgttttggactgagacgtttttggactgagacgttttggactgagatttttggactgagatgtttttggactgagatgtttttggactgagatgtTTTTGGATTTGGACTGAGAtgtttttggactgagatatttttggactgagacattttggaCTGAGGTATtatagacaaaatatttttgctgatATGTTTTGGGCTGAGATAAAATGAGGGGTCACCGGCGCAGCGATGCGCGGtgcttaaagtttaaattaaatataactccCGCGAGCCtgcagaacaaccaatcggcgcaaCGATACGCTgcgcttaaagtttaaattagatcTAACTCCCTAAGGGCCTgtagaacaaccaatcggtgTAGCGATACGCTgcgcttaaagtttaaattagatcTAACTCTCTAGGGGCCTGCAggcagaacaaccaatcggcgccgcGATAGGCGgcgcttaaagtttaaattagatttaactCCCTAGGGGCCTGCAGAAGAACAATACGGCGCCACGATACGTGGcgctgaaaatttaaattataattttaatttgcttttcGATCAAGGGTCTAAAACGACCCATGTGTATACTTTTACGGTCAATTTACGTCAGTGACTGCAAATGTCGAGAAACGCGTTTTGGAGACATGGGTCTAAAACGACCCTGTGTATACTTTTTACGGTCAATTTACGTCAGTGACTGCAATGTCGAGAAACGCGTTTGGAGCATGGGTCTAAAACGACCCATGTGTATACTTTTACGGTCAATTTGTGACCGTACGGAGGTGTGATGTTTCCCACGCAACGATTTATgatgattttattgtaaaattttagccgctgtgcttttttcaatttgaaattaagtccaactcacaggggcctgcaggaacaaccaatcggcgccgagataagcgcgcgctgcttaaaatagaaataaagtccaactcacaggggcctgcaggaacaaccaatcggcgccgagataagcgcgcgctccttaaaattgaaattaagcccagctcacaaaggcctgcaggaacaaccaatcggcgatgcttaaaattgaaattaagcccagctcacaagggcctgcaggaacaaccaatcggcgctccttaaaattgaaattaagcccagctcacaagggcctgcagacaaccaatcggcgctcttaaaattgaaattaagccaGCTCCAAAGGCCtgcagaacaaccaatcggcgcctgcttaaaattgaaattaagtcccagctcacaagggcctgcaggaacaaccactcggccgagataagcggcgctctttaaattgaaattaagtccagctcacaaggcctgcaggaacaaccaatcggcgctcctttaaaattgaaattaagtccagctcacaagggcctgcaggaacaaaacaatcggcgctgcttatgattgaaattaagtccagctcacaagggcctgcaggaacaaccaatcggcgctgcttatgattgaaattaagtccagctcacaagggcctgcactaacaaccaatcggcgctgcttaacattgaaattaagtccaactcacaagggcctgcaggaacaaccaatcggcgcttcttaaaattgaaattaagtccagctcacaagggcctgcaggaacaaccaatcggggccgagataagcggcgctggttaaaattgaaattaagtccaactcacaatgacctgcaggaacaaccaatcggggccgagataagcggcgctggttaaaattgaaattaagtccaactcacaatgacctgcaggaacaaccaatcggggccgagataagcggcgctggttaaaattgaaattaagtccaactcacaatggcctggaggaacaaccaatcggggccgagataagcggcgctggttaaaattgaaattaagtccagctcaccagggcctgcaggaacaaccaatcgaggccgagataagcggcgctggttaaaattgaaattaagtccagctcacaagagcctgcaggaacaaccaatcggcgctgcttatgattgaaattaagtccagctcacaagggcctgcaggaacaaccaatcggcgctgcttatgattgaaattaagtccagctcacaagggcctgcactaacaaccaatcggcgctgcttaacattgaaattaagtccaactcacaagggcctgcaggaacaaccaatcggcgcttcttaaaattgaaattaagtccagctcacaagggcctgcaggaacaaccaatcgggccgagataaacggcgctggttaaaattgaaattaagtccaactcacaatgacctgcaggaacaaccaatcggggccgagataagcggcgctggttaaaattgaaattaagtccaactcacaatggcctggaggaacaaccaatcggggccgagataagcggcgctggttaaaattgaaattaagtccagctcaccagg belongs to Temnothorax longispinosus isolate EJ_2023e unplaced genomic scaffold, Tlon_JGU_v1 HiC_scaffold_22, whole genome shotgun sequence and includes:
- the LOC139823931 gene encoding uncharacterized protein, with the translated sequence MKYKKEDYELIDEFKDKYNQKNIKFIYTDGSRIEGNPSVGAGIVIEEEEDAYYASLPKNSSVYTAEAYAINAALRKIEDKLERENKEEEEMIIILSDNQGVIKAIKNNRLDVYKNKYILDIRRRHHKIKTRYNKRIIYAWIPSHKGFTGNEMADKLAKTGTKEDNNKSIEVPIQDYMTIFKDEAKRRIQEKIKNEASYKGRDYFRRYYDEEKKKPWFHKIRAERYFYTWMNRIRANHYNLNESLARKEYIATPDCECGNYAEDINHVVWECRKYDDQRERLNEELEIRNLRGSEDIFEIIRREDWMKISVIFRFIKKLNRII